From the genome of Thermosynechococcus sp. NK55a:
CGCTGCAAACCCCTGTCAAGCAAGATCACCGCAGTGTTGTCCTCAAATTTTTGGAACCGCCAGCCCCCCAAGTCTTTTTTCGAGGAACGGTGCGCGTCCGCTTCACAGATGATTTAGGACAGATGCAAGAGCGCTATGTTCATTTAGTACAACGGCGGGGTCAGCGGGGAGAACCGTTAGTAACGTTAAATATGCGTCCAGGTGAAAAAAGGAATGTTACTGTGGATCTGCTCTATCCCCCCGATGCAACGCCACCCCAAGTGCTGACAGTGGCGACATTACTTGGCCCTAGCTATGAGAACACCACTCAAGTGCCCGCCGCTCCCAATTCTCTCTCCCTCACACCTGTCACTACACCCTAGGAGTCACCACGGTGGACAGCCGCCTCATCCTAATTGGGGATGTGCATGGTCACTACGAGGGTCTGTGCCGTTTGCTGGATCTCGTTTCCCCCACAGTGGGCGATCGCCTCTACTTCCTTGGTGACCTTGTGGATCGAGGCCCCAGGAGTGCGGCCGTAGTTGAATTGGTGCGACAGTGTGGCTATGGTGCCCTACGGGGTAACCATGAGGATATGATGCTTCTCACCTTTGAGGGCAAACAAATCAATCCGGCACGACTCTTGGTTTGGTCCCAAAGTGGTGGAGATGAGACGCTTGCCAGCTACACCTCCACAGAGTTGCTTTGGGAACACTTGGATTGGCTGCACACGGTGCCCCTCTATCAAGATTTAGGGAATGTGTTTATTGTCCATGCGGGGCTGAATCCGGCATTGCCCCTAGAACAGCAAACTCATCAAGAGTGTTGCTGGATTCGCGAGTCCTTTTTGGCTCACCCCAGCCCCTACTTTCCAGATAAAACTATTGTGGTCGGACACACCATTACCTTTACGTTTCCCAGGGTTCAAGCAGGACAAATTGTGCGGGGTGCCGGTTGGCTAGACATTGAAACCGGTGCTTACCATCGCCGCAGTGGCTACCTGACGGCCCTCGACTGGACCAATCAATGGGTCTATCAAGTGAATGTGCTCTACGGTGGTACTCGCCAGGGGGAACTGGACACATTTCTTGTCGATTTGGCAAAGTTGTCTTGGAATAGGGGCTAGCGTTGGTGCGACGCGGACCACAAAAGACACACAATGCCGATGTTGATGGCAATGTCTGCCACATTAAAGACGGGAAATTGAATCCAGCGAAAATCCAAGAAGTCAACCACCTCACCCGTGAGCAAGCGATCAATGCCATTGCCCAAGGCGCCACCCAGTAAACAACCATAGCCCACCTGCTGCCAGCGATCTAACCGCGGACCTAGAATTGCCCAAGTGATCAGCCCCAAGCTAACAATGAGGGACAGCCAGCGCAACCAGAGACTGCCATTGGCAAAGAGGCTAAAGGCTGCCCCAGTATTCGTAACGTAGGTAATGTGAAAGACACCCGGGATAATGGGCGTTGTTTGCGGCGGCACTGTGAGGGCATAGGTGGCCACAATCCATGCTTTGGTCAGGCGATCGCTAGCTAAGGCGAGACCAGCGACCCACCAAAAGAGGAAGTTCTTGATCTTCAACCGCTGACTGTTCATCCCACAGAGCTCAGGGCAGCCACAGAGACTCGTGCTGCCACCTGTTGGGCGATCGCCCGCAGCGCTTGAGCGGCAGCCGACTGCGGATCCGCAATCAGAATCGGTTGACCCAAATCCCCCCCTTCCCGCACGGGCAATTCCAAGGGTATCTGTCCCAAAAGCGGCACACCCATTTCCGCTGCCAAGGCTTCGCCACCGCCACTGCCAAAAATGTCATAGCGACGATTGGGCAGATCAGGGGGAATAAAGTAACTCATATTTTCCACTAACCCCAGGACCGTTACCCCCAACTGCTGAAACATCCGCAATCCCCGCCGCGCATCCCCAAGGGCAACGGGTTGGGGCGTTGTTACAATCACCACACCCGCCATGGGCACCGCTTGAGCCAGGGTGAGTTGGGCATCCCCAGTGCCCGGGGGCAAATCCACAATCAGATAGTCCAATGCCCCCCAATTACTTTGGTAGAGAAATTGGCGAATAATGCCGTTGAGCATGGGACCACGCCAAATGACTGGCTGATCGCGATCAATTAGGAAGGCCATGGAGACCACTTTCAAGCCGTGGGCCACTGGGGGTAACAGGACATCGCCTCTTGCTTCCTTGCGCACTTCGACAATGGCCTCCTCTAGCCCCAGCATCGTGGGGACATTGGGTCCATAGATATCGGCATCAATAATGCCGACGGCAGCCCCCGCTTGGGCAAGGGCCAGGGCTAAATTCACAGCAACGGTGCTTTTGCCAACTCCTCCTTTACCACTGGAGACAGCAATAATATTTTTGACCCCCGGTACATTGGTACGATCGGGCAGACTTTTTTGCTGGGGCGTTTCAGCGGTCACTGCCACTTGCACATCCATTACCCCCGGTAGGGCAAAGACGGCCTTTTTGCAATCTTCGACAATGAATTCCCGTAGGGGGCAGGCGGGGGTTGTCAGCACCAGTGTAAAACGAACCGTGCCATCCTCAATGGCGACATCGCGGATCATGTTCAACTCCACCAGCGATCGCCGCAGTTCCGGATCTTCAACGGGGCGCAGTGCTGCTAAAACAGATTCAACGGTTAGGGGGGCGCTCATGGGGTAGTGAATAACTGACGTTTATTGAGTAGCTTAGGTAGCGATCGTACCATGTTGGGCAAGTTCCCCTGTCGCCAACAGCAGCGATACCGCTGCGCTGCCAAGAAGTTAAGCCTCTGAAAACCGCTAAAGTCACCGTGGGCGAGAATCACTTCCCCCAGGCCATAATTTCTAGAAAAGGGCGGTATTCTGGAAAGTATGAGCCATTTGGGATCAGAAGGATTGCAACGTTGACTCACTCCACCCTCCACCAACCGGATACAGCCACTGGCCAAGGCCTGCAACGCCAACTCATTGTCAT
Proteins encoded in this window:
- a CDS encoding metallophosphoesterase family protein — protein: MDSRLILIGDVHGHYEGLCRLLDLVSPTVGDRLYFLGDLVDRGPRSAAVVELVRQCGYGALRGNHEDMMLLTFEGKQINPARLLVWSQSGGDETLASYTSTELLWEHLDWLHTVPLYQDLGNVFIVHAGLNPALPLEQQTHQECCWIRESFLAHPSPYFPDKTIVVGHTITFTFPRVQAGQIVRGAGWLDIETGAYHRRSGYLTALDWTNQWVYQVNVLYGGTRQGELDTFLVDLAKLSWNRG
- the lspA gene encoding signal peptidase II; the encoded protein is MNSQRLKIKNFLFWWVAGLALASDRLTKAWIVATYALTVPPQTTPIIPGVFHITYVTNTGAAFSLFANGSLWLRWLSLIVSLGLITWAILGPRLDRWQQVGYGCLLGGALGNGIDRLLTGEVVDFLDFRWIQFPVFNVADIAINIGIVCLLWSASHQR
- a CDS encoding Mrp/NBP35 family ATP-binding protein, yielding MSAPLTVESVLAALRPVEDPELRRSLVELNMIRDVAIEDGTVRFTLVLTTPACPLREFIVEDCKKAVFALPGVMDVQVAVTAETPQQKSLPDRTNVPGVKNIIAVSSGKGGVGKSTVAVNLALALAQAGAAVGIIDADIYGPNVPTMLGLEEAIVEVRKEARGDVLLPPVAHGLKVVSMAFLIDRDQPVIWRGPMLNGIIRQFLYQSNWGALDYLIVDLPPGTGDAQLTLAQAVPMAGVVIVTTPQPVALGDARRGLRMFQQLGVTVLGLVENMSYFIPPDLPNRRYDIFGSGGGEALAAEMGVPLLGQIPLELPVREGGDLGQPILIADPQSAAAQALRAIAQQVAARVSVAALSSVG